A DNA window from Gammaproteobacteria bacterium contains the following coding sequences:
- a CDS encoding methylenetetrahydrofolate reductase, translated as MTSGLKKRIDAREFVLTAEIVPALSASGEHLLGEAALLGSRVDAINVTDAASGRTSMSSFAAAAILAANGYEPILQVTCRDRNRIALAGDLLGAAAHGVRNLLILRGDDPRGGDQPDAKPVYDLDSRELMALARDMRDKGVLPSGRKIDPPPDFFIGGADVPRDPGPDWNPAGLLGKADAGAGFVQTQFCFDLGVARRYIGRLHEEGITERVGIIVGVGPIRSAKSARWMNENLFGVHVPESVIERLERAADAAEEGRAICAELIEGLREIPGVAGAHVMAPGGGTSAIAAVLDQVSERTRRA; from the coding sequence ATGACGAGCGGATTGAAGAAGCGCATCGATGCGCGGGAATTCGTGCTGACCGCGGAGATCGTGCCCGCATTGTCGGCAAGCGGCGAGCACCTGCTCGGCGAAGCCGCGCTGCTGGGAAGCCGCGTGGATGCGATCAACGTGACCGACGCAGCCTCGGGGCGCACGTCGATGAGCAGCTTCGCCGCAGCCGCCATTCTCGCCGCGAACGGCTACGAGCCGATCCTGCAGGTCACGTGCCGCGACCGGAACCGAATCGCGCTCGCCGGCGACCTGCTCGGCGCGGCCGCGCACGGCGTTCGCAATCTCCTGATCCTTCGCGGGGACGATCCGCGCGGAGGCGACCAGCCCGACGCGAAGCCCGTTTACGACCTCGATTCCCGCGAGCTGATGGCGCTTGCGCGCGACATGCGCGACAAGGGCGTCCTGCCGTCGGGCCGGAAGATCGATCCGCCGCCGGATTTTTTCATCGGCGGTGCCGACGTTCCGCGCGACCCGGGGCCGGACTGGAACCCGGCGGGGCTCCTCGGCAAGGCCGATGCCGGCGCGGGATTCGTGCAGACGCAGTTCTGCTTCGATCTCGGCGTCGCGCGGCGCTACATCGGGCGCCTGCACGAGGAGGGGATCACGGAAAGGGTCGGAATCATCGTCGGCGTCGGACCGATCCGCTCGGCGAAGTCGGCCCGCTGGATGAACGAGAATCTGTTCGGCGTGCACGTGCCGGAGTCCGTCATCGAGCGCCTCGAGCGCGCGGCGGACGCCGCGGAGGAAGGCCGCGCGATCTGCGCGGAGCTGATCGAGGGGTTGCGCGAGATTCCGGGCGTCGCCGGTGCGCACGTGATGGCGCCGGGTGGAGGAACGAGCGCGATCGCGGCCGTGCTGGATCAGGTGTCGGAGCGCACGAGGCGCGCCTGA